A stretch of DNA from Diospyros lotus cultivar Yz01 chromosome 14, ASM1463336v1, whole genome shotgun sequence:
AGCAATTTAAAAGATTTTGGCTTTAGCTATTTCTTCCATTGCCCCTTTGCTTCTGGCAAGTCTACTGAGCACAATGTCACAATAAGCATAAACCCCAGAAAAGAAGCTTTTATGCCTGGCCACAATGAGCACAACTTTAGTAAATTCGTTTACATTACACTATTGGACAGAGCAGTGAGGTGTTACCATCCAGCTTGAAGAGAAAAAACATGCCGTAGAAGCTGTATGTTCTCATTTATAgcacaaaaaatttagaaataaggaATGAAAAGATTAAGAATGCCCAATTATGTGGCTTCTTTGGAGACTTCTGCTgaaatttcttttcattatgCAGTATGGATTAAACAACTGAATTGATAATGAAAAAGAGGATGGTTAGGTAGGTtgttttgtaaaataaatagatcCTCATTGAGTGAGGTGAGATGGGAATTTAGAAGTGATGAGTGTCTATTGTCAAGTCAAAAGATGTGTTCCGACTTTTTGAGAGTAACTGTCACTATTTAAAGAGCTCCACTATAGAGTCAAAGAAGATCACAGAGAGATTTACAAAAAGAGGTAAAAAGTCAAAATTGCCCCCGCCCCTGCTTCTCTTCTCTCCCCTCCCATGGACGCTGCCCTAGCCTTGCCATCGCCCTCGCCTCGCCTTGTCGTTTCGCCTCGCCTCTGTTGTCTTGTTGCCATCGCCACCTCGCCTCACCTGATTGTATTTGCATCTTCAGCGACGATCGGCGAGATGAGGTGAGGGCGGCGATGAGGCCAGGCAAGCGACTATGGGAGGGGAGATGAGAAAAACATGGCAATTGCAATCCATAGGAGGGGGAGGGAGAAAACAGGGCGTGTAAGCAACgctgcccggatatcccaaccgcccggtctatccgaacgagagcgcctacatgagagaagagaaacaaacacaagacaaaaataccctggcatgcatacatacgaaaaatacaacagcggaagcaaaataatatacatgcacgcctacaagtaccctgctggaacagcagtcaaggagtatataaaaatatacagacacctgtgccaacgataaaagatacaaggaacaaccgggcacagtcaaaaatgagagtcagaactcttaacaaaacatcagagaaaacgggggcagctaactgtacaccctaccgacacggctggctacTAGGTGgcacggtcctcgccctcgactttagccttacccttacctggaatgatggaaagcaaggtgagtcgcaagactcagcaagtttatatgaaaagaaaggctgtaaacgaaacagaagagaagatcaccccaaatataaacccacatgtacacacaagtcatgtgacgcaacaacgcaacagtgccgcataataaaacatataccggtccttggggcccacatagaacacctggcacccaagtcccataccaacatgccgctgccctgaaaggcaacataaatcaccacaaacctgtgcgcactatcccgggtcggtactcccgtcacccgtatccctgtcggtactctcgacagccgagccaaaggctccctcggaacggtactcccgtccgagaactaataactaccggtaaccatgcaatgcatataaaatgcaaggcgtaatgagcaccaacgtgatacaaggcgcccatacatccaggcatcaagccatgctccgcccaagtagtaaatcacacgcgatgcatatgcccgtgctggatgcaacctgactaatctaaaatgtccgtgatcaagcataaccaaatcatgatgatcccatcatgcagcccgaacccatgtgcataccaaaccatgcaacaaaaatgaaataatcaggcatgctataatcacataacggtagagtaggttagcagtgcctgacacCAGTCAGCGGttagtgaccaggagagaccatctgacggcctaaaatagaccatacaacagtttcaccgtcaccgaacggctaacccttgcccccactgcccaaccgctctagccaataaataaccggaagtctaataataatacccgacagctaagaacctagccccgggtgagtacgacatcattcccataggcttgggggtgatacaaaccctcGTAGGCAACTAAcgaataataccctcgaaaccaggttaataaattaaattattacacacaccgtttaaattccataatctATTAACAGTTAAATCcaatgaagggaggtcaaataaattgacatcaaaagaatcgacaatgagggtatatagaacttgccttttcgaagatagccttaggctcaatttgaccaaacgcggtcaaagttatacaaactgtaatattccaattatagacaaaattaataaaattgggccccaaatgaaatttcaaccgcaaaaaatattaattactagctgagGTACATActtggataattaaatcagggattaaacggagtttaatccgaTTTTTGAAGCCCAAATTCCTCAATTTCCCTCACGCATGCTGATGTTTTTTTCTCTGTAATTTCCCACTGCTCGAACTGCAAAAAttacgcccgaaatcgggcttaaaaaTTCGGCCGAAAGTGAGCAAGGGAgggggcgccacgtggcagcgcgcggcaGGCCGCtgggggaggccaccgcctctatcaaaacgacgtcgttttgacgtCAAGGGCtaaattaaatcagccaaaattcctcagcctcgcgcgcctgcccgcggattCGATCCCGCGTCCACAGCCTGGTCGCCCGCTCGCGCCCGCATGCCTATTCAACCTATATAgaatttaagttatatttaaggtgaattTTTGGCTTTTCCGTGATTCATGCCAGCACTCTTAAGTttccattaatcacacaatcaccccctataataattacagaaatgcctgaactttctaaaaatcacacaaattaattaattttaattttttttctctttctagaaattcccaaataacaaaattaattatcttaatttcttatttccataaaatcatataattaaatttttatttaatcctaacaacttattttaataattcttttaaatccaattaccccaaaattaatttaattaccatatacggggcgttacagggtGTGGGAGCAAAATCGTCTCTTTGCCCCCTTCCAGTAAGCCTGTCGAGCtttctatcatttttcttatttaaattcgcAACCCAGATTAGCCAAAGAGTCGTGCAGTGAAACCCCGTTAATTCATGAATTGGGCACGCCAATTCTTATTAGCTGTTCTGCTCTTCTGTGGTGATCATTTTTTTCAATCACATCCCTTGGGAACACCCCACTGCTTAGCCTTTCTTGTGCCTGATGTTTCTCTACAGCTTCTTTATGGCATCATAGTCATGTTAGAATGTCAATGGTTTTAGGTCAAGTAAGCACCATTTGGATTCCAAGTGATTTATGTCTTATAGATAGGGAGTGACGTATCATTGTCTAAAGGTGCTTGAAGAGAAAGCTGTTTTTATCAAACTTCCATGAAAAGATTCAACTAGAATGAGCCTATTACTAAGTAAACATAATAGCCAGGGGGGAGAGTAAAAGAGGGACACTGtttttacacataaaatttattcattcaatGAAAACATAATAGCATTGGGACATCAAAAATCTCCATCAACCAGATCTAACTTAAAACAGCCTCTcgtcgaagaaaaaaaatggtcaGATGCAAAAAGTCAGTGCGGCAATAAAAGAGCTTAAAAAGGTCACTGCACTCAGAGCATGGTGAATCACTGGCATTGCACCAGAAGCTTGAACTGAGGCATCGGCAGTGGACACTGGAGTAGATGGGGACTCTTTCACAGGCTTTGATGGTGCTGGTGCAGGCGCAGGCGATGGAGTTACAAAGAAACGCCTTGGAAGGAGAACCTGGTCCACCGCATATACTGCTAGGTGCCCATTGGTATAAACTGTGTTGGATACTGTTGTATTTACAAATCCACTTGTTAAATTCACCTGGCTCCCCGATATGGTTACGTTTAGCGGGTACTCAACTTTAGTACCGGCCTCTGTGCTCACCGGGTTGCTCACGGTTTGGAACTCGGGGAGGGAAAAGTACGATGATATGAGATGGAATTTAACGAGTTGGGACTTTTGATCATCATTGTATGCGTTCAGAGCGCCTGCTGAGAGGTTACCAAAGGCATAATCATCAGGGGCGAATACAGTGAGGCCTTGGCTTGATGTGTTGAGCTGCGTGTAAATGTCGCTGTCCATCTTCGTGCTCCTTAGAAGGCGAATGAAGGTAGTGAAGTGGCCAGCCTTCTCAAGGATTGCAGTGATGTTAGGTGGACCTGATGATGCTGGACCTGGTGCCATAGACTGAACCACTGGGGGAGGCAGAGCGACAGGAGCCTGTGCCGGTGGGGGAGCTGCCGGAGCCTGTGCGGGAGGCTGAGAAAAAGCAGTGGAGCAGCAGAGGAAGATTAGTAGTAGTTGTAATGGTGAGAAAAGTTGCTTCACCATCTTCAcggaatttttgtttttttgagtATTATAGGCTGAACAAAAGCTTAATTTGAGGTGAAACTGAATGGTTGTGTGGGATATGCTgcaatggagttgggtttttaTTGTGTGGGGTAAGATGGGAAGTGAATGTAAAGTTAGGTAAAAGAGTTTCTATTTTATGTTGGCAAGAGAAATTCATGCCATAGCTATCTGTTTAAGGtagagggaaaagagagaagtGAGGTGTTGATGGTGCTGAAGCTGCTACTGCTTTGCTTCAGAATTGGGGGAAAACAGCAGAGAGTCTGTTTGATTGAGCTTTTGTGGATGAAGTTGAATGATCTCTATTTTGTAGTGCTTTCTACAGCCTCAAGAAGAAACCTTTTCCTTCAAATTATGGGTTAAAGTATCAGATCAATTTGATGGTGACCATGAACTTGCTAGGATTAATCAGTTTGGACACTTCATTCATCTAATTACAGCATGAGCTGTGCAAGGGGGCATCCTAAATTCATGCCCACTTCAGTAATAGTAGGTGAATTGGAACTTTGTTCCTCCATTTAGTAGCATCGTAATTTACATTACACTGGTAAAATAGTGCCAATACATTTTTGTGATAAGTGCTGCAGATTCTAAGGGGGCCATAATTACCTAAATATCAGGTCACTCTAAACGACGAGCAGCTGGGCAAGCATGCTATTGAAGACATTATTGGCACAGACATGGGAGTAAGGGTCAACGCCTTTTACTAGGAGAAAAAAATTAggtttatattttcttaatccTGAAAGTTGTGTGATTTGATCAACTGAAGCAGAGCATCATCCATGATtttgttgaattttgacttagaaGCTGCTGATATGGTTTGaaggagtcaaaataaattaaaattatccaTAATCAATAAATTAGCAACTATCTAATATTGTTTGTTAGCTGTTTTGGCTGGATGTTATGTCATATTATTCTCCACTTTATactcatttcaatttatattttagctatataaattgaagtttacgattgaataaaatatatgacttttgctttgctatttttttccctttccttttcttctttcttcataaaataccaacagATTTAATATTGATCGTTTCAAATATCCCTtgcaattcttttttttctggGACTCAAATAGCTCACTGGTTTCTGTCTGAGAAGATTGAGTTTGTTTTGTTCACAAAGGAAGCAAACATTGTGTATTAATGAAGATTTATGAAGTAAACAGTAAAAAGAGTAGAAAATTTATTAGAAAGTTTTCTGGGATTTCACAATTCATTGGGCATggttgaataattatttatcatgaAAACATGAATTAGGACAGGCAACCGTGGAGAATGTTATCGAGATGAAGCAGCTGCCACTTGTTTCATATCACATGGACTGCAAATAGTTTGCTAATGAAATCTTGTACGATTCtccttttttagttttttttttttttggttattttttttgctaataCAATGAAAACATTcttatattttagttattctGCAAACTGAAGTCTTGCATTTCAGTTATATGAGAAAGGGTCTGCTCACAAATTTGCATAGTAAGTGGTTTTGGAGCCATTTAGTCACCAAGTGATCCATTGAATGAGATCTGTTGCCAATCTGTACAGGATAACTCTTTAACTTGTTTGTTGTCGGACTTTAAATCCAGCAGATTAATGGAAAGAACTCCAGCAGATTAATGGAAAGAACTAacttttttggaattttctgtttttttgttttttgttttttgggcaGCACAACAAGAAGCAAGCTGAATTAGTCTCAGGTCTGGCCATGATTTtggaaagagagatagagaattTACTCGGAAGATATCAGCTTGATACAAGTGAAAACACTACATTAATATAACGAACTGCACAATCAATATCAAATAGCAAGCCACTCAAAGGCATAAAGATAAGGCTGCAATAAGAAAGCCTGAAAAAGGGATTGCATTCAGGGCATTGTGAATCTCTGGCATTGCACCGGAAGCATGAGCGAGGCATCGGCAGTGGACACTGGAGGAGGTTGATCCGTTTTATCGGGCTTGGAAGGTGCAGGTGCAGATGCAGATTCAGATTCGGATGAGGATGCAGATGCAGATGCAGTTGCAGTTGAAGGCGCCGGTTTAGGAGATGGAGTTCCTGAAAAATTTAATGGAAGCAGCACCTTATCCACCTGATATACGGCTAGCTGGCCATCAGAATAAATTGTGCTGGATACTGTTGTATTAACCATTCCAGTTGTTAGCTTCACCTCATTCCCTGATACCGTTACATTTAGCGGGTATTCGCCAGTACTCCCAGCCTCTGTGTTCACGGGGTTGCTCACAGTTTGGAACTCAGGTTGggaaaggaaggaagagatGAGATGCAATTTTATGAGCCGGGCCTTCTGCTCGTTGTTGAATGAGTTTAGAGAACCTGCTGAGAGCTTGGCAAAGGCCTTATCGGTTGGGGCAAATACAGTTAGACCTTGGCTTGAGTCGTTGAGCTGTGAGGTAATCACACTATCCATGTTTGTGGTCTTGAGTAGGCGAATTAAGGTGGAGAAGTGAGCGGGCTTCTCAAGGATTGCAGTGATGTTTGGTGGACCTGATGGTGCTGGACCTGGTGCCAGTGGAGCTTTGGGTGGCGGCTGAACAACTGGAGCTTGTGCTGGAGGCTGAGCAACGGGAGCTTGTGCTGGAGACTGAGCAAAACCTGTGGGGAAGCTGAGGAAGATCATTAAGAGTGGTAACAGTGAGAAAATTTGATTCAACATGTTTCTGGACTTTCTTCAGGTATGTGTAGAGTGGGAAGAAGTACTGCTTTAAGATGAAAATGGAGAAGAGTTGTGTGGGAAATGTTGCCAGGGAATTCGGCTTTTATGGAGTGAAGTGAATTTGAAGTTAGGTAAGATAGTGGCGTTTTATGGTTGCAAGAGAAATTCATGGCGTATCCATCTCTGTAAGGTATAGAGAATAGAATACAGAGAAGTGAGGTGATGAACCATTTTCTAGCTGATTGAAGTTTTCGTGCATGGCTGCAAGTTCAGTTCGGTTCAATTCTAAGTTAAATCATCTTCAGGAACAAATTGGCCTGGATTGAGGTTGTTCATCTGTTGATTCTTACTTGTTTGAAGTTTCGCAAGAATGTCATTTATGTCATTATATGTTCAGTGttttatttcaataaaattaacataacCTCTACCCCTGAAAACACAGTTTGGACTTAGAATTAAACCCACATACATATTAGAGTCCTGAACTGAACCAACTGTTGTGTGAGAGTGTATATGTGCTATGCGTGTGGGTGTATTTGTCTCCCATTGTTTGGTGAGGAGATTTTAAGTAGATATAAATAGCTCAAATCATAATATTGGGTTTGGGGGCTAA
This window harbors:
- the LOC127790116 gene encoding fasciclin-like arabinogalactan protein 12, yielding MVKQLFSPLQLLLIFLCCSTAFSQPPAQAPAAPPPAQAPVALPPPVVQSMAPGPASSGPPNITAILEKAGHFTTFIRLLRSTKMDSDIYTQLNTSSQGLTVFAPDDYAFGNLSAGALNAYNDDQKSQLVKFHLISSYFSLPEFQTVSNPVSTEAGTKVEYPLNVTISGSQVNLTSGFVNTTVSNTVYTNGHLAVYAVDQVLLPRRFFVTPSPAPAPAPSKPVKESPSTPVSTADASVQASGAMPVIHHALSAVTFLSSFIAALTFCI
- the LOC127790117 gene encoding fasciclin-like arabinogalactan protein 11, coding for MIFLSFPTGFAQSPAQAPVAQPPAQAPVVQPPPKAPLAPGPAPSGPPNITAILEKPAHFSTLIRLLKTTNMDSVITSQLNDSSQGLTVFAPTDKAFAKLSAGSLNSFNNEQKARLIKLHLISSFLSQPEFQTVSNPVNTEAGSTGEYPLNVTVSGNEVKLTTGMVNTTVSSTIYSDGQLAVYQVDKVLLPLNFSGTPSPKPAPSTATASASASSSESESASAPAPSKPDKTDQPPPVSTADASLMLPVQCQRFTMP